The sequence GCGCCACATACTCAGAGGAGTAATACGCAGAGACAAATGGAAGGTCAGGACTGCATATAAGCATGAAAAGATTGAACAGTCAGGACGATAGGACGTGCACCATGCAAATTAGGTAACAAATACAAGAAACTAGAAAATTAGAGAAAGCTTTTTATCACAATACTAGCACAAATGAAAAGTTAAGGAAACTGCGTCAATAGTAAGTATGTTTAGGTTATCAGACACATAAAAAACGGTTACATGCTTTGTTCTACGCAATTCACCATTCTCGTGTAGTCTAAAGTTCACAACAGGCTTCAAGAGAGCCGACTATGATATAACTACAGATGAATTTTAATCTTACAGAACTTAGTTTCATTTAAAACTCTTAGCACACCCCACTATCCACTTTGCGTAATCCAAAACTTTTATCTTTAGAAGAGCAAAAGGAAACAATACAATAAATAACTACAAAATAATAACAAGTAGAACCAgcaaattcaacctttggttttgTGAAAGCCGGATAATGGGTGCATCCACCATTGTTCGAAATTTGAGAAATAAACAATGCAAATTGAGAACCACGGATGAATCTTGTTTGATTTTCTTCTGCAATCTACGAGTAAATTTGTCCAGAAACCCCCACAAGTAGACAGCATCTGTAATCTGCATGCATATGTCGAGTATAACTTGTAAGATGTAATTAACAGCCGAAAATTAAAAGAAATGTGACTGCATAAATAGAAGATGTTCTAAATgcatcttttgtttttctttcagtAAACTTGATCACCATCATCCATATAATAATTAACTTTTTACAACGTTCATTTGACAGATAATCATATTTCACCATTCAATTCTGCCTAGAGCAACATCCTCCTATGCTTACATACTTGGGCAACTGATAGGATTGAACATAGCAAGTTCTGGTGACAAGTTTCCACACAGTTCTGAAGTCGTATATgagaaataattttttaaaagCTTTACAATACCACAGATAAGGTCGTGACTGTTTCATCCTGTAAATTGAGAGCTTGGAGCATATTCTGCAAGTACTTCTGTACGATAGATATCCGCTCCTTGATTTGCAAACATTCTTTAAGCTGAagaatttgaaaaaaaagaaaactcaatGGTTAGAATAGGCAAGTACACacatccaaaaagaaaaaaggaaaacagGGTATGTTCTTAGCGgagtttaatttacaaaattacaAGGATCTGCTATTAGAAACCTCCACTATAAAAAAAATACCTTGTCAAGTTGTTCGATTTCTCTTACAGAGGAAATCATGTGATACAATTTCTTGCCAGAATTAACAATGTCCTTATAGTCCAATGAATAAACCTGCCCAGATCAGAAAACTTAGAGTCAGAGTTCACAAAAGTCGTAATACCCTAAGTTAGATAGATACTACAACACGTGCGGCACTGGATGACATCTGCTAATCTGGATGAAGCAAATAAGCAATTAACATAATCACATACCAAAGTAAAATTTTCTCTTTTCTCGTTTCTCTTTTGAACCCacactttttattttcattttttgtaaTACAAAGTTCCCATCATCAGAATATCAATCTAGTACGAAATTTAGACAGTCGTCAGGAAAAAAGGAAAACTAATATATGTGCAACCTGGAGACGAGAAAATGACCAGAAAAAAGAGAAAACGAAAACAACAATTCACGTAAACAGAACTGTATATCTCTCCTGGTGAATATTTAGTAGGTACATGCCAGACCACTTACTTGTTTTGAGATATTCTTAAACACATCCATCAACTTTCCATCTTTTATCTTTGGCGACAAAGTCTGCAAGATAGTGGATAAGAAGTTCAGATAGTGAACAGACAAAATCCCACAAAGATATGGTTGTCGCTTCATGTATTTGCAACTCAACCTCTATCAGCATATGTGCTGCCAAGAAAATCGTCGAGATTAATtactttaaaaaagaaaaatagccTAGAAATGgtcaaaattaaaaaagaaactcAAGAATGCTCACAGGCAAAATATGATTTACAGGAGGGAAGAAAATGAGACTGGCGAATAAACTAACGAACGTAAGCTCATACGTACTTGAGTTCCAAAGAGATACTCAGATAACTGTCGGATAGAATGGGAAGTGCGTCCTTTGTTCTCTTCCCACAGAGTTCTTCTGCTCTCAATAAGCTCAGTATACAGTTGTTTTAACTCAAATTCAACCTGAAACATGCGTTTCTGTGATATGAATACATTGGACAAACAAAAATACAAGGTGCTATGCTTACAGGTGACAACAATTACTTGGGACGTCTTCAGTAGAAATGATAAAAGAGCGTCTTCCTCGATCTGATGAGCAGTTCCAGCAGACACTGCTATCTCCTTTGTTTTCTTGTCAGCCGACTACAAGTAGTAGAAAATAGGAAATACTTACTGATAACCATATACAACACAATAAGGAGAAGTGGGTAAACTAAAGAGGTAACAAAAGCAAATGAAATGAGTGGATCAAAAAGAAGATGCCAATTATTTTGTTTCAGGAAGCTTACAGATCTATGGAGCAAAAGCCACCTCAGGGAAACGTTGCAGTTTCTAAGCAAAGAGAAAAGCAACTGGGAGTCACTTAACAAGGCATCTGAGCTTTTCATACCACTTAACTGAACTGAACATAGCTCGGACATGAGGTCTTTAACCTGAAATACTAACGTATATCCACAATCCATCACCATCATGAATAAGATTTTTCTAAATGAAGAATAAAACATAGTAAGCTTGGTGAAGTTATTTGGGAACAGAATGTGATTTTGAACTTGTTTTTTATCTAGCGCAGAAACTTTTAAATGCACATTTCATCAGATTTTGGGAAGTTTGGTATAAGTTGGCATTTAATAATTATGCTTAGTTACTTCCTCAAAACTCTATAGGGTTGTTCCTGTAACTCAGTTATTTTACAAAAATGTCTAACCATGTTTCATATTGTTGTTTAGTGGTTATTTGGCAATTTTGGAATTGTTTAAGCCTAAAATGAATGGTGATACATAGTTATGTAAGGCAGACTAAATAGCAACAAACGAGAACTATCCTCCAGTAATAAAACAAACCTTCACATAGTGAAGCTGGCTCTGATCCCCAATATACGATGGCAGAAGAAACGATGAAAGGGATGATTTTGCTCCTTTGTACACATCCCAAGACAATGACAAATCCACAGTAAAATGCATATATATTGGAACTACTAGTGAATCTTTAAAGAATCGATCAACAATTTCTCGCATTGCAACCCCATCATGAAGCATCTCTACCGAATAAAACAACATAACATACATATATCCAGCCTGAGATGCCAATGCCACAGAGCGGTGTTCACTATCAGGGTAGTACCTTACACGGTTGTACAAATCACAGTACTTTAAGCAACTAATAACACGACCCACAACTTGTTTCGGGAAAGCAAATCTGATAAAGAGCTCTTCAGGCTTCTGAACTGACACCATCACAGAAGATTCAATTGGACGAAATGCAGTCACCGTATGAGCACGACAAAGTAAGCAAATGCCTTCTAAATTACCAACACTGAAAGAACGTTTATGGCGCAGATAAGCAACAAGCAACTTCTCTCTTAAATATCCACTCATATGATGTTCCATAAGTAATAACAAACATCCAAACAACGCTAATGATTCTGTAATCAACTGTCGTCCTAACTCATCCTCCAATGTATTCAAAGAGTTGTTGATGGTAAACTACAATTCCACTCACCAATTGAAAGAATCTTTGCATATACTCGGAACAGGATTCTCGAAGCTCGTCTTCGAGttcttccaattttttatttccaTCAATTTTTGCTTCAAATTCACTAGGTGAATCAAAGTACCTGATTATCAGAAAAACAGTAAGTAAAATTTCAAGAAAGAAAAACGAAATAAATAGGCGAAACCCTAGAAACTTAGTGATTAACCTGAGATCAAACAGTATTGGATCATATCGAGCATCGAGGAAATGAGGAGGAATGCGAGTAGATAAGAGTAAGAGTTGTGAAATGAGGGTTTCGACTCTACAAGTGAAGTTTAGAAGCTCTGGAAACGAAGTAGTTTCTTCTTCGCCGCATCTCTTCATATTCGATGATGTCGATGCTGAACTAACTTCTTCGTTATCATCCATTTTCGTTCCAGCACTGATTAATTCATCATCACAATCTTTAAACCTGAAATGCTGAAAAGAAAGAATGATTTttgagggaccatggtttttttttttgtgaggggaccatgattttattaggccaccttctctatagtgataagggtgtcctaaaacgttgaaatgactaacctaatttaatttaaaaccaacctgataaccacctatatataaccaccacctccgcccattaccgccgattaccaccaccacctctgattatcaccaccaccaaccaccgcccaccaccgccgattatcaccaccaccacctccgattatcaccaccaccaaccaccggttaccaccaccaccgccaccgcctatttaagaaatgtaacaacatcaatgcaatcacaattaagttcggttacataataattataTAGAGTATAAAAGAcgtcagccgcaacctgattctgtcatgggaccactccggaggtattttccaacaaacccttcactttaattttattttgattgcttcaatcgaatagaaatcatcaaaatagggttttaataggagttacagagccatgttcggttaggccgattttccaaaaaccctagtttactaaccgaatttcttgaaaatgaagaacacgaagaacagttcggttatattggatttaaaactaagtcaacgaactctctgttcggttgtttcgcaaaaaattttaaaactacaaagtaaccgaactccacccttagaaccgaaaaaaacaaatccaatctaaccgaactgtgctattgtggccactatgttgagttccaaaataaccgaacttagccaatagagttcggtttgttcgcaaaaacttttaaaactacaaagtaaccgaacttagccaatagacgctggaacttcacattttttttgtttgttaagttcggtaacttcacaattttatcgcagaaaccgaactcagagttcggttggttagctgttaggttcaagtttgcgaaagaaccgaactttgtaaacttatatactcttatattacgtaaacttcggttagatcaaaagtgcatgcagtgtgcgaaccaaccgaactttgtacaccaaagttcggttagttgagaaccaaccgaacataacgttgtaactcctagaaattctattatttgagagttcggtaacctgcgtgtttggaacaagtaaccgaactacagtttcagatgagttcggttacttgttcttcatataaagtaaccgaactgttgaaaatccagttcaaatacggatcattttgaagattaacaaatattctaggagaggatggaaatgaagaatcagatgagttttcatcatttgaatactcaaccttagtgaattggaaaaaaaaaatattttccatgtttttctccttcatcttctctaactctactctctcaataattctactcaactaataataaacacatcttttaatttaatctcactaattgtttttaactaaataattcactaatcataacctaaaattaattaagaggatagattaggtattaaataaataactagatatggggtgacctaaaattacttctaatgcctttacccaaaataaaaccatggtccccccaaaaaaaccatggtccccaaaaaatcgttcaaaagaaaggaaaaactaTCGTTATTGGGCCGGTCCCTATGAACATAGCAACCTGGTTAGTTTGCCAGTTTTGCACCCATGGTTATATCCGGAACCGCAGATTTCACCCGTATTCGTCCGTAAAATTACAGGTGAAATCCAATCCGCAAGAtctatgggccggacacgggtggGATTCACAAATCCGCACTTTTAGCGGTTTGGTTACGGTTGGACTTcgaaatccgcggattcacccggACCGTACCTAAAATCCCAATACGTATCTTTGACATTCACTCCTGCtttcttaaacaactcatccAAAGCTCCAAACATAACCATTTCAGCTTCTTTTCTCGCTTCTGTGAGACACGGATTAGGAGGTACCCGTAACACAGCTTCCGGCAAGTACGTCATCTGCCCTAACCCCGATCTTTCAATAAATTTCCTTTGAAAATCCAAGTTATGTTCCTTAAAAGTACCTAGCAAAGATGATAATTCAATGAATCTTTCTCTGCTACATTTTAAATTTTGCTTTGGTTTATAACATGCAAAATCCACTAAGTAGACTTTTCTTGGTCTGGTCATGAAGTAAATTGCACCAAGGAATGAAGGAGGGGGAGTTGAATATAatgttggaaattttgggttaaacaagaggatgaaaacaaaaacagaaaatggcgtacccctgacttcaaggctctttcgattcttttagacaataattcgacctttcccaataaatttggcgagtacaaacggtctctcgaattatgccttcaggattcaatgaagccctaacaccgtaatcgaattcaaggattgtacttccttgacccgaccaagaatcacactgtataaggttctgatgatgctttttagagaagaagaaaacagattgtttttgatgtgttggaatgggagaacatcttcgctagttatagtgatattcatgcatgttggtagtgtcgtttcatcaccaacagacgcttccaaaatccattaatggtggcttatgggaagagacgcgtctgttcaattttgaatggaaacttctaggttttacaaagtaaaaccaggtcgatcaccgtataactctgcgtagcggcaaatgttgaaaatatccaacatataAAACAAGAGGGTAGAAGTTTAACTCGAAACTGATCCATAGTGAAGTCAAATCCTTGAACCTGAAAGCTAAGAGCTGATTGGAATATATAAAGAGTAATGGAACGAAgagaagatataaaaaataagagatgaagaaattttaaccaagttttacataacgCTCAGATTCATTTCAATCtcttaattaggtttttttttactttttttttactaaatccgcggttaatccgcatctgGCCCGTATCACCCGTtgatccgcgggtgattggaccggacacggttggattttccaaatccgcagcTTTTACGGTTTGGACgtgggtgacccctaatccgcattcgcccgtccgttgcacacccctacccATGGTAGAGATGGCAACCCAACAAACTGACTTGGCTTAGCCATGCGAGGTGTAGTCGCTGTCGAGTGGTGGAGTCTCGACGCTTGGTGGACACTAGACCAAACGGTCAAGTTTATGTTACCTTTGAAGACTACATCGACCAGTATCTCTGATCTAACATCCATAAATCCATCACCCTATAAGTACCCAATTCTAATATCgtttcaatttttttcatttttttactcTACAAATTCAATATGGCAGTCCGCGGTCGCAAATTTAGCTTAGCTAAAGATGAAtgcatttgcaggaattatgtttttGTTACACAAGATCAAATCAATGGTGCACAACAACAACTTACTGTATGGAAAAACATATTTTAGAAATTTCAAGAAGAAACGTTGAACATCAATTCAAGAAGAAACATTGAACCTTAATAATCGAGATGCACATTCTTTTtgttgtcacttccaagtaatcaacAAGGATCTGAACTTGTTTGTTGTTGCGCTTATTCAAGGCATCGAaactgtagttacctaaaatcggtgagaggctagatattggattctagggttttgaaagtgaGTTTCGGGAGGTTGAGCACAAAAAGTCtttgcctaaaccacgcacagtgaccgttcaaaggctgcttcagtcacagggaagaaggattacggctggtcttagggagggaagcagatgaagagagagatcagagaacaagttattgctctgagaggttatgagaaagatgatcgtagcttggaaaatagatgacctatttatagctggattctctaatctcaagtcggtgaagataaggattgctttacGTGCTATGCGGAACAATTCCCCCGTTTCTTCAGGAAtaaggataaactaggttgagtttatctcattattctacCGCTTTTATTCTCTTCTGCAGTGATAAATAAGCCggatatttctcacacgtgtcatAGACCACCAGACAaaaatcctaattgatatccccccatttgtgtgaagttaAATCAGCCTTCGTGATGTCGtatttgagagagaaatattctctttagccgagttggccaagatagagagatatctctctgatttgtgagaatgactaggatgagtcacgtgaaaaggaatgaaattccttaggaatcgtgtgcagagtgtgagaggagctgaggcGGATCTCCCTCTCTCCGTGGCCGGTCACACATGTCATGTGAAAACCATATTATTGTTTATAGGTCTCTTTGTTAAGCGTGCGGTGCTCAAGAGAtcctatccacgtttttggatagccaTGTATAATTCAGGCTCAATTTTTCTAGTTGTGAGCgtatttgagaggctgagaaataggctttGAGTACTAGGTAAGGCGTGCGCCtctcaaaaaaaatctctctgtgatttttgctgAGAGAtcttgaatctctcagagatttttgtggacagctcaaaaatctctctgtgaattttgcagagagatttgaatctctctgagatttttgcagacaactcaaaaatctctctgtgatttttgcagagagatttttgCGTACAACTCAAAAATATCTATGTgaattttgcagagagatttgaatctctctgagatttttgcaGACAACTCAAAattctctctgtgatttttgcagagagattttgaatTTCTCAGAGATTTTTGCAAACAGCTCAAAAATCTCTTTGTGATTTTTGCAGACGACTCAAAAATCtctccgaagattttcttaacgaatCTTTATCTCTTTGCGGCCAACTGAGACTCGGCCTagagagagaaaaggctttgtacgcccgaATTAATGTTTCTGCGATACTTTGGCTTActcgtctttgaccagcgtatattgcagagatgtgctaggaatcaactgtgtgtccatatgatgagccaaaaagaccagtgtatctcgaaaggatgttctaggagtttgtcaaaaaggctcagaggtagaataaccaacgtatctcgcggggatgtcctaggagttatacggaaacctcagtaagtcgagtcagagcctagagcagacatgaccagtgtatctcgtgatgatgtactaggaatcagtctttaATCTCAAATAGGGCGAGTTGTGCTTACGggagatatgcaaatctccgctctgggtcgTAAGTTCATCGAGaacgtatttacgcatctacggagcctacatgaccagcagtatctcgttgaggatgtatactaggaatcatggcatcacaatcagctacgtctcgcgaaaacatgctggaattgtggatgttctggttcataagtatgtcggggacgttttacgctctacacaacctacgtgaccagcgacatctcgttgaggatgtgcgctaggagtcacggcatcacgaccatcAGTATCTCGTGGGGACGTATACTAAaaatcgtggctaaggatgccttgaggaccaagggcttaatatctcccgtgagagttgaattctgtttatagggttgaaatgacactttagccctttatccaaatttcaccatctacattaagtcccctgctcagagtagaaccttgattgttctatgatgagtatatagatggtaaCAAGTCATTCGTACGCAATTACAATTCATTCATCCTTTTGGTCTTGCAGAGTCCCTGAATTGATGTTTAGCCTTCGATCGTTACGACTTTGATCTTAAAATTGATTCCGGACCTTGGAATTCCCTGGGACTTTGCTTTGAACGTCAATGAAGTAATACCGAAGTCTTGATGGGACAAAATTTCCGTCTTGGAAGGATAAAATtcgttaattagggtttactcgaccaaaaccctaattttccctctttgtgcatccttgagtTTCTGAACATGTATAGGCGAGTATGTGGTGAAGAGAGAGTTTCTAAACGGTTTCCTGGATGACCTTGACGTTGGTGAAGAGCGTGAGCAAAGACATGCATCTACCTTTTTAAGTTTCGGAATACCTATCTCGGGCAAATTTTGGATTCAGACTTGtacttcatctaaaccctaatttctctttcgTCGAGTGTAACTCCTTCAGACACTCTGGAGATACTCGAAGAGTCTTGGTAAGCATGCATATTTCTTGTGGAGTCAGCACCTTGCATGTTGAGAACTTTTTCAATTCCTTGTACCAAATAGACACCCCTTTTCTGATAGAAAATGCCTTTTTGAAACCAAGGGTATTTTCgtcaaaagaaaacaatatgaGACTGATTTTCCTTTGGCATGAAAGAGATATGGAGCCTCCCTAAGAATAGACACGTCTTTAAATAGGAATTGGCACGCCTCTGATCCTGGTTTTGGAATTCATGAACCTGAATTCCCTGTTTTGAGCTAGATTCCCTTCGTTTTCTCTATAATTCTGTTTTTCTGGAACCCCATTCTTCTTTGAATACTTAGAGAACCCAATATTCACGTTCATGAGGCATTTGGAAGGAGTAGATGAGAGCTAGGTCAATCTCTAGCCGTATCTAGgctttcttctttgaaaatactcaaaattgcaatataagggtattttggtcaaaatccctTATGAGCTCGTTTTTGTTGAAGAGATGTGAGCTAGAAGGGATTGAGATAGGCTTATAGAACCGTCCAAGGTAATGGGAGAGGCTCGGTCCCCTCTCTTTTTAGAATAAACCTCTTTTCAcaaaattcttgaaattaggCCTCTTcgataaaaccctaattctcttcggCTTTCGATCCCTCTGaaaataattccaagagaatataTCACGTCCCACTGGCCTAGGAGAGAATCCTCACTCGTGAAAAGGGTCTTAGACACgacttggaagagttttggaagtAAAAAAGACCTTGGTTTTCTTATTTGAGCCAAATTCCTTTGATTTCCTCTTTTAGCTCTAACTTCTTTTCCTTTTGCTTCAaggcttccttttttttttcttaataaaaaaaagaaatattatGGTGCACAACAACACATGGAAACCGATCCACCATCTTTCACGAATTCTATCTCCATTAGAATTCCATATCTTTGGCTATGGCATGCATATATATACACGTGTAATTGGATTTCGTGAATcagttttgttttcttctttcataGAATAGCAAACTTCATTCACATTATCTCTCCTTTTGACTAAAACCTCCATATGTCTTCAAACACCCTCACCGTTATGGCCTCCAGTGATGTTAACAGTAGCAGCGACTCTGCTCATTCTTATCAGAGTTCAATGAAGCCCGTGAACTCCGTTCCTTCAGCTGTAAAACGCAAATTTTCTAGCAGGTATACATCCCTACTCTTAATTCATTATTTCTCGTTTTATTGCTTCACGTTCTGACAGaaatgtatttctggaaaactACATAATGCTCAAGCAAGTGATCCTAAACACACGCTGGAGTCCCCGAGCGGGAAAAAACAGAACTCTCTCTTGCCAAGCTATTTTGGGAGAATGCTACGATAAACTCCATGTTGGTCTTGCGATTTTGTTCACGAGCACTTGCTTCATTAGAGCTCAAGTTTAGTTCTTCAGTGGTAAAACCTGATTTAAAATACTCAAAATAGTTGTCCGCTCATATTCGGCTTTGAAACCCCATCCCCATCTATGGAAAGGAATAGAAAATCTAACCGACGCAAAAGAGATAACTTGATTCTGATTCAATTAGGTTAACCAATTAGGCGTGCACTCTTGATTTCAGTTTTTCAACTCCTTGCTCCTCATTGTGTAGTATTCCGAGCTGAAGTGAGTCCCTGTATTATTTGGACTGCTGACATGACCCAATGTTTAAACATCATCCCCTGAGTATGATGGCCTCAGTAAATCTCCTTAAATTAATCGGAAACATGCCTTTCAATTGATTTTCCGTTTATACTTTTTTATCATGAACTCTAATACTCTTCATAACACCAGGTTTCCAATGCAAAGGAGAGAATTAAAACTTGTAGTGGAATAGGAATTACCGTGAATTCGAATCATATCATAGAGCGCAACCCTCACCTTATGAAATACACTGAATCTAACGTGGAAGCTCCGATTTCTCCTTCACTTACAACCGTACCCACCAAGTCGTCCAGTGATAGTTTGACAGGTGGTCTTCACTTCGTGCCAAGCATGGAAGATGCTTACCCTGGTTATGAAATTATAGGTGGCTTCAGCTTTTCCAGCCGTCATGCCTTGCTATATTCAGaaatatgggaaaattttggtcaTGTTGCTACTACCGAGGTTTTGAAACATGGACCCCTTTTTGTTACATCTGCGGACGAACTTCTGTCCACTATGGAGGAAATGCGTTCAAAATCATTCAACGAGATTACCAAAGAATCGATATCCAGGTGGGAAAAGATGATCTCCTCTTGCGAAGGCGTTCGCTTCAACATGGGATGGTTGCGTTCGGAGCTTGAGTCCATTCAAAAAGAGTATGCGGCTCTTCAAGAGTTCCCTGATATTTCATATAATGTCTTGGTATTGGAAGAACAAAAACTGGTTGAGGAAGGATTAGCTCTTGGACGTATGAAAGAGAATTTTGACAATAAAGTCTCAACTTATTTACAAAAGGTTGGAACATGGTCACGCAGGGAGAAGAAAGTGCAGGGAGATTTCCTCTaaagagttttttttcttttttcgaatGATCTGAATTCCCTAATAGTTTTTAATTCGAAATAACACTACTTAAAACTTCTATGAGGTATTGCAATATTACACTTTATTAAGAAAGGAGGTGTTTAATTTCTAAACGAaatatgccttgagccactttcCATTGATTGTCATACCTTCCTGCTTGTCGTTCATGTCTACTATCTCGTAGTACCCACTAGTTGTAGCCTTCGAGATGATAAATGGCCCTTCCCAGTTAGGGGAAAACTTCGGAGCTGATTGATTTTGTCGGATATGCTTTGTTGTCATTAAAACTAAGTCCCCAACCTGAAAAATTCTTGACCTTAGTGTTTTATTATACTTCCGCGAAAGTCGTTGCTTGTAGACAGCAAGGTGCTCTTCTGCCTTAGCACGCCTGGCTTCCACCGTATCCAAATCCGCTATTCGGGAAAGTGATGCCTCAGTCGCGTCTCACTGAACTCCGCTTGCCATAGCAACTCGAGCTGACCGAATCTTAATTTCCACAGGTAGAATTGCATCTGTTCTGTAAACTAAGGAATAAGGAGACATGCCTGTAGAAGTCCTAGGCACAACCCGATATGCCCATAATTCCATCGGTAACTGCTCATGCCAAGACCTAGGATTATCATGCACGGTTCGACTAAGAATACGAATCAATGTCTTGTTAGTACTTTCGGCCAATCCATTTCCTTAGGGATAGTAAGGGGTGGAAAATATATGCTTTATACCATATCCCTGAAGCATATCATAAACCTTTTGATTAGTGAACGGGGTTAcattatccaatatgatatactTAAGAACACCAAACCTGCAAATTATGTGCTCCTTGATGAACTCT comes from Papaver somniferum cultivar HN1 chromosome 7, ASM357369v1, whole genome shotgun sequence and encodes:
- the LOC113297094 gene encoding LOW QUALITY PROTEIN: WASH complex subunit 5-like (The sequence of the model RefSeq protein was modified relative to this genomic sequence to represent the inferred CDS: inserted 2 bases in 1 codon) → MDDNEEVSSASTSSNMKRCGEEETTSFPELLNFTCRVETLISQLLLLSTRIPPHFLDARYDPILFDLRYFDSPSEFEAKIDGNKKLEELEDELRESCSEYMQRFFQLVSGIVVYHQQLFEYXLEDELGRQLITESLALFGCLLLLMEHHMSGYLREKLLVAYLRHKRSFSVGNLEGICLLCRAHTVTAFRPIESSVMVSVQKPEELFIRFAFPKQVVGRVISCLKYCDLYNRVRYYPDSEHRSVALASQAGYMYVMLFYSVEMLHDGVAMREIVDRFFKDSLVVPIYMHFTVDLSLSWDVYKGAKSSLSSFLLPSYIGDQSQLHYVKVKDLMSELCSVQLSGMKSSDALLSDSQLLFSLLRNCNVSLRWLLLHRSSADKKTKEIAVSAGTAHQIEEDALLSFLLKTSQVEFELKQLYTELIESRRTLWEENKGRTSHSIRQLSEYLFGTQTLSPKIKDGKLMDVFKNISKQVYSLDYKDIVNSGKKLYHMISSVREIEQLDKLKECLQIKERISIVQKYLQNMLQALNLQDETVTTLSVITDAVYLWGFLDKFTRRLQKKIKQDSSVVLNLHCLFLKFRTMVDAPIIRLSQNQSPDLPFVSAYYSSEYVAHISAILEIIPVMLFTILSDDVVSTLRPNCLERRIETDNVQNFQKPGSQYHLTKALAQISIISQGIKGISEAPFGLMDLSVKNWIEDKLRKELSKRFKEASKSFLVYRNGGLEELEKNLQKLTTYFLSQLHVMECLQDLMDIQGTRLWEEEFSCFLKHSAQKEYDDFVSRRDKNSAVIVPVEMNEFSNAQTFLGDLLTQILKLTKPSLSMYIEPMSGWFDAEGCELLGMRFFELLESCVGPVGMASLDSLLVKIITENLKLAFKGLKILMDARCLEQIEMLNTALGPPSSLPLFRWSSYQFMAKLPGMLWEPWVESCIGQLQILRCLINLKLNSACKVKARAVCPALDGIFTLVSSQRDKMLMASW